A single genomic interval of Hemiscyllium ocellatum isolate sHemOce1 chromosome 37, sHemOce1.pat.X.cur, whole genome shotgun sequence harbors:
- the LOC132833804 gene encoding actin-like isoform X2 translates to MDNAAVIIDNGSGLCKAGLAGDNAPSSVITSIVGRPKAKATMLGAGHKEYYVGEEAQVKRGILSLKYPIKHGIVVCWEDMEKIWKHVYDCELRLKSHERPVLLTEAPLNPLHNREIMTEMMFESFKVPAMYVAVQAVLALYASGRTTGLVMDSGDGVTHTVPIYEGYCLPHAVYRFDLAGRDITQYFVRILMEVGHTFISSGFECPGVHRLVFKSILKCDIDLRKYLHSNVLLSGGSTLFPGLDERLLKELQLLAPTGVPVKVIAPPERKYSVWIGASILTCLTSFQEMWITACEYLEMGSCVVHRKCF, encoded by the exons ATGGACAACGCCGCTGTGATCATTGACAACGGCTCGGGTCTCTGCAAGGCCGGGCTAGCCGGGGACAATGCCCCGAGTTCGGTGATTACATCCATCGTAGGACGTCCCAAGGCCAAGGCGACCATGCTGGGTGCTGGGCACAAGGAGTATTACGTTGGGGAAGAAGCCCAAGTCAAGAGGGGGATCTTGAGTTTGAAATACCCAATTAAACATGGCATAGTGGTGTGCTgggaggacatggagaagatCTGGAAACATGTGTATGACTGTGAACTGCGCCTGAAGTCGCACGAAAGGCCGGTGCTGTTGACTGAAGCCCCCCTGAACCCTTTACACAACCGGGAGATCATGACCGAGATGATGTTTGAAAGTTTCAAAGTGCCTGCAATGTATGTGGCGGTGCAGGCTGTCCTTGCTCTGTACGCTTCAGGGAGGACCACCGGCCTCGTCATGGATAGTGGCGATGGAGTGACCCACACCGTACCCATCTATGAAGGCTACTGCCTCCCGCACGCCGTCTACAGGTTCGACCTGGCCGGCAGGGACATCACCCAGTACTTTGTCAGGATTCTGATGGAGGTAGGCCATACCTTCATCTCCTC GGGCTTCGAGTGCCCTGGTGTTCACAGGCTGGTCTTCAAGAGTATCTTGAAATGTGACATCGACCTGAGGAAGTATCTGCACTCAAACGTGCTGCTGTCCGGAGGCTCCACGCTTTTCCCAGGCCTGGACGAAAGGCTGttgaaagaactgcagttgctggctCCCACTGGAGTGCCGGTCAAAGTCATCGCCCCTCCGGAGAGGAAATATTCCGTTTGGATTGGGGCTTCCATCCTAACCTGCTTGACGTCCTTTCAAGAAATGTGGATCACTGCTTGCGAGTACTTGGAGATGGGGTCTTGTGTGGTTCACAGAaaatgtttctag
- the LOC132833804 gene encoding uncharacterized protein LOC132833804 isoform X1 has translation MDNAAVIIDNGSGLCKAGLAGDNAPSSVITSIVGRPKAKATMLGAGHKEYYVGEEAQVKRGILSLKYPIKHGIVVCWEDMEKIWKHVYDCELRLKSHERPVLLTEAPLNPLHNREIMTEMMFESFKVPAMYVAVQAVLALYASGRTTGLVMDSGDGVTHTVPIYEGYCLPHAVYRFDLAGRDITQYFVRILMEVGHTFISSAEREIVKDIKEKLCYVAVDPQLEIKKKREDVQKEYKLPDGNVIQIQSQLFRAPEILFSPASVGFECPGVHRLVFKSILKCDIDLRKYLHSNVLLSGGSTLFPGLDERLLKELQLLAPTGVPVKVIAPPERKYSVWIGASILTCLTSFQEMWITACEYLEMGSCVVHRKCF, from the coding sequence ATGGACAACGCCGCTGTGATCATTGACAACGGCTCGGGTCTCTGCAAGGCCGGGCTAGCCGGGGACAATGCCCCGAGTTCGGTGATTACATCCATCGTAGGACGTCCCAAGGCCAAGGCGACCATGCTGGGTGCTGGGCACAAGGAGTATTACGTTGGGGAAGAAGCCCAAGTCAAGAGGGGGATCTTGAGTTTGAAATACCCAATTAAACATGGCATAGTGGTGTGCTgggaggacatggagaagatCTGGAAACATGTGTATGACTGTGAACTGCGCCTGAAGTCGCACGAAAGGCCGGTGCTGTTGACTGAAGCCCCCCTGAACCCTTTACACAACCGGGAGATCATGACCGAGATGATGTTTGAAAGTTTCAAAGTGCCTGCAATGTATGTGGCGGTGCAGGCTGTCCTTGCTCTGTACGCTTCAGGGAGGACCACCGGCCTCGTCATGGATAGTGGCGATGGAGTGACCCACACCGTACCCATCTATGAAGGCTACTGCCTCCCGCACGCCGTCTACAGGTTCGACCTGGCCGGCAGGGACATCACCCAGTACTTTGTCAGGATTCTGATGGAGGTAGGCCATACCTTCATCTCCTCTGCAGAGAGGGAGATCGTGAAGGACATCAAGGAGAAACTGTGCTACGTCGCGGTCGATCCACAGCTGGAGATCAAGAAGAAACGCGAAGACGTGCAGAAGGAATACAAGCTGCCTGATGGAAATGTCATCCAGATCCAAAGCCAGCTTTTCCGAGCTCCGGAGATCCTGTTCTCCCCAGCCAGCGTGGGCTTCGAGTGCCCTGGTGTTCACAGGCTGGTCTTCAAGAGTATCTTGAAATGTGACATCGACCTGAGGAAGTATCTGCACTCAAACGTGCTGCTGTCCGGAGGCTCCACGCTTTTCCCAGGCCTGGACGAAAGGCTGttgaaagaactgcagttgctggctCCCACTGGAGTGCCGGTCAAAGTCATCGCCCCTCCGGAGAGGAAATATTCCGTTTGGATTGGGGCTTCCATCCTAACCTGCTTGACGTCCTTTCAAGAAATGTGGATCACTGCTTGCGAGTACTTGGAGATGGGGTCTTGTGTGGTTCACAGAaaatgtttctag